Proteins from one Dysgonomonas sp. HDW5A genomic window:
- a CDS encoding cofactor-independent phosphoglycerate mutase codes for MKTIIILGDGMADEPIEALGNKTPLQAAHKPYIDLLAAKGKSGLLDTIPAGFKPGSEIANLSVLGYNVPLVFEGRGSLEAASMDVDIAPGEMAMRCNVICIEDGKIKNHSAGHISTEEAAELIHFLEKELGDDIASFYPGVSYRHLLKIKDGNKNLDCTAPHDVIGTPFEDVLIKATTPDAEETAKYLNGLILKSQELLKGHPINKKRIAEGKDPANSIWPWSPGYRPKMQTLQELYGIKSGSVISAVDLIMGIGKYAGLKLIHVEGATGLYDTNYEGKAQAAIDALKNDDFVYLHIEASDEAGHEGDYELKKKTIEYLDSRVVKTIYEATKDWTEPVTIAILPDHPTPCHLRTHTNKPVPFLIYRSNGEADDVQVYDEFESAKGDFGILVGHEFMDTLFNK; via the coding sequence ATGAAGACAATTATAATTTTAGGAGACGGAATGGCCGATGAGCCAATCGAAGCTTTAGGAAATAAAACTCCGTTACAGGCTGCACATAAACCATACATTGATTTGCTTGCGGCTAAAGGAAAAAGCGGATTATTGGATACAATACCTGCTGGATTTAAACCCGGTAGCGAAATTGCTAATCTATCGGTACTTGGATACAATGTTCCACTTGTTTTTGAAGGGCGTGGTTCTTTGGAAGCTGCCAGCATGGATGTAGATATTGCTCCTGGAGAAATGGCTATGAGATGTAATGTTATCTGTATTGAAGATGGCAAGATCAAAAACCACTCTGCCGGACATATTTCGACGGAAGAAGCTGCTGAATTAATCCATTTTTTGGAAAAAGAACTAGGCGATGATATTGCCAGTTTTTATCCGGGAGTATCGTATCGCCATCTGTTGAAAATAAAAGATGGAAATAAGAATCTGGATTGTACGGCGCCACATGATGTAATTGGCACTCCTTTTGAAGATGTACTGATTAAAGCTACAACTCCTGATGCCGAAGAAACTGCTAAATATCTGAATGGTTTAATACTGAAATCTCAGGAATTACTGAAAGGTCATCCCATCAATAAAAAACGCATTGCAGAAGGCAAAGACCCTGCTAACAGCATCTGGCCTTGGTCGCCTGGGTATAGACCCAAAATGCAGACTTTGCAAGAACTTTACGGTATAAAAAGCGGATCGGTAATATCGGCAGTCGATTTAATTATGGGAATCGGTAAATACGCCGGTTTGAAGCTGATTCATGTAGAAGGTGCAACCGGATTATATGATACCAACTACGAAGGTAAAGCTCAGGCTGCTATAGATGCTCTAAAGAATGACGATTTTGTATATCTACATATCGAAGCCAGTGACGAAGCGGGTCATGAAGGCGATTACGAATTAAAGAAAAAAACAATAGAGTATCTTGATTCTCGTGTTGTAAAAACTATCTATGAGGCTACTAAAGATTGGACTGAACCTGTAACAATAGCTATTCTTCCCGACCACCCTACCCCTTGCCATTTGCGTACACATACCAACAAGCCTGTTCCATTTCTTATCTACAGATCAAATGGAGAAGCTGACGATGTACAGGTATATGACGAATTTGAGTCTGCAAAAGGAGATTTTGGTATTTTGGTCGGTCATGAATTTATGGATACTTTATTTAATAAATAG
- the thrC gene encoding threonine synthase, producing MKYYSTNKQAQEATLQEAVVKGLASDKGLFMPEKIKQLPQSFFDKIDTLSFQEIAYTVADAFFGEDIEADTLKQIVYDTLNFDTPLVHVNDNIYSLELYHGPTLAFKDVGARFMARLLAYFIKKQGQSDVKVLVATSGDTGSAVANGFLGVDGIHVYVLYPKGKVSNIQECQFTTLGQNITALEIDGTFDDCQALVKTAFMDEELNKKLNLTSANSINVARFLPQAFYYFNAYAQLKKLNKAENVVISVPSGNFGNLTAGLIAKRMGLPIKRFIAANNSNDIFYKYLQTGKYNPRPSVQTIANAMDVGDPSNFARILDLYNHSLSEIKKDISGEWYDDNTIKDVVRETYQKTGYLLDPHGACAYQGLADYLEEDEVGVFLETAHPAKFLETVESILDKKIEVPATLKAFMKGEKKSIALNKEYEGFRSSLLR from the coding sequence ATGAAATATTATAGTACAAATAAACAGGCACAAGAGGCTACCTTACAGGAAGCTGTGGTTAAAGGGCTGGCATCCGACAAAGGTTTGTTTATGCCCGAAAAGATAAAGCAATTACCTCAATCGTTTTTTGATAAAATAGACACTCTCAGCTTTCAGGAGATCGCTTATACCGTTGCCGATGCTTTCTTTGGCGAAGATATCGAAGCTGATACTCTGAAACAGATTGTTTACGACACGCTTAACTTTGATACTCCGCTAGTACATGTAAACGACAATATATATAGCTTAGAACTGTATCACGGGCCTACATTGGCTTTTAAAGATGTAGGTGCACGTTTTATGGCTCGTTTACTAGCATACTTTATCAAAAAGCAGGGACAAAGCGATGTTAAAGTTCTTGTAGCTACTTCGGGAGATACAGGAAGTGCCGTAGCCAATGGATTTTTGGGTGTCGATGGTATTCATGTGTATGTCTTATATCCGAAAGGAAAAGTCAGTAATATTCAGGAATGTCAGTTTACGACTCTTGGACAAAATATTACTGCTCTCGAAATAGATGGAACATTCGACGATTGTCAGGCTTTAGTAAAGACTGCTTTTATGGATGAAGAGCTGAATAAAAAGCTGAATCTGACTTCTGCTAATTCGATTAATGTGGCTCGTTTTCTTCCTCAGGCTTTTTACTATTTCAATGCTTATGCACAGTTGAAAAAACTGAATAAGGCTGAGAATGTAGTGATCAGTGTTCCGAGTGGAAACTTCGGAAATCTTACTGCGGGACTTATCGCCAAACGAATGGGACTGCCTATTAAACGTTTTATTGCCGCCAATAATAGTAACGATATATTTTATAAATACTTGCAGACAGGTAAGTATAACCCTCGCCCATCTGTTCAAACCATTGCCAATGCGATGGATGTAGGCGATCCAAGTAATTTTGCACGTATATTGGATTTATACAATCATTCTCTTTCGGAAATAAAAAAAGATATTTCCGGTGAATGGTATGATGATAATACTATTAAAGATGTTGTAAGAGAGACTTATCAAAAAACAGGTTATTTACTAGATCCACATGGGGCATGTGCTTATCAAGGTCTTGCTGATTATTTGGAAGAAGATGAAGTTGGCGTCTTTTTAGAGACTGCTCACCCGGCTAAATTCTTAGAAACAGTAGAATCTATTCTCGACAAGAAGATAGAAGTTCCTGCGACTTTAAAAGCCTTCATGAAGGGTGAAAAGAAAAGTATTGCATTAAATAAAGAATACGAAGGTTTTAGAAGCTCGTTACTTCGATAA
- a CDS encoding DUF6051 family protein, giving the protein MEYCDLFKHLKDIESYDANEIEIDDNTVLRNYNFESNYRFILPGGSGNSDDYEYILSGTEHEYEPDIIQEMLNKKDAEILENIKFRYHVIAPKNTSKAKGVLLMFHGFNEKHWAKYLPWAKYIVEKTGKAVILFPIAFHMNRAPAAWSDMREMYSISEQRKQRHPDVIGSSLSNVAISTRLHNKPQRFIWSGLQTYYDVIDLIEDIKANNHPTIDAEASIDVFSYSIGSFLSEILMMTNKNGYFSKSKFLSFCGGAVFNRLSPVSKFILDSEANVSLYSYVVEHLESHMKRDEVLRHYLGGVHPEGVNFRSMLNYKTLTKYRESKFREMSDRIYAITLREDTVVPAYEVINTLQGINRDIPIRVDILDFPYKYKHEDPFPALDNIKKDVTEQFKRTFDLFCDFLK; this is encoded by the coding sequence ATGGAATATTGTGATTTGTTTAAGCATCTGAAAGATATTGAATCTTATGATGCTAATGAGATCGAAATTGACGATAATACGGTATTACGAAATTATAATTTTGAGTCGAACTACCGTTTCATTCTGCCGGGAGGGTCAGGTAATAGTGACGATTACGAGTACATTCTCTCAGGAACAGAGCATGAGTATGAACCTGATATTATTCAGGAGATGCTCAACAAAAAAGATGCTGAGATTCTTGAGAATATTAAGTTCCGTTATCATGTAATAGCACCCAAAAACACATCCAAAGCAAAAGGTGTGTTACTGATGTTTCACGGTTTTAATGAAAAGCACTGGGCGAAATACCTGCCATGGGCAAAATATATTGTTGAGAAGACTGGCAAGGCTGTGATCTTATTTCCCATAGCATTTCATATGAATAGGGCTCCGGCTGCATGGAGCGATATGCGTGAGATGTATTCGATCAGTGAGCAACGCAAACAACGTCATCCGGATGTGATTGGTTCCAGCTTATCGAATGTTGCTATCAGTACACGTTTGCACAATAAGCCGCAAAGATTTATATGGTCTGGCTTGCAAACCTATTATGATGTAATTGATCTCATTGAAGATATTAAAGCAAATAATCATCCGACTATAGATGCCGAAGCTTCCATTGATGTATTCTCATACTCGATAGGAAGTTTCTTATCTGAAATATTGATGATGACCAATAAAAACGGATATTTTTCGAAATCGAAGTTTTTGTCGTTTTGTGGAGGAGCTGTCTTTAACAGGCTATCACCCGTTTCTAAGTTTATTTTGGATAGTGAGGCAAATGTAAGCCTCTATTCGTATGTGGTTGAACATCTTGAAAGCCATATGAAGAGAGATGAAGTCTTAAGGCATTATTTGGGAGGAGTACACCCTGAGGGAGTCAACTTCAGAAGTATGCTGAACTATAAAACCCTCACCAAATACCGCGAAAGTAAGTTTAGAGAAATGAGTGACCGAATTTATGCTATTACACTAAGAGAAGATACAGTTGTTCCTGCTTATGAGGTCATAAATACTTTACAAGGTATTAACCGTGATATTCCTATCAGAGTTGATATATTGGACTTTCCTTATAAATACAAGCATGAAGATCCTTTTCCGGCTTTGGATAATATAAAGAAAGATGTAACAGAACAGTTTAAACGAACATTTGATTTATTTTGTGACTTTTTGAAATAA
- a CDS encoding DUF2851 family protein encodes MEQLLHYVWKHRLFQSDLKTTDGIPIEILDVGLHNTDAGPDFFNAKVKVGERVWVGNIEIHRSSEDWYKHQHDKNSVYNSVILHVVEFASGTVHNEAKLPIPQCEIKYPQHIKDNIEFLLNSDVSLPCCNYLKDYPSIHLQGWLNALLLERLERKSADIQKLLDRFNNSWADVFYVLLSRSMGFGLNSDAFERLALSLPLHYILKQGDNPLQIEALLFGQSGMLDDIDLSDDYTKKLHQEYSFLKNKYSLTPLDKDIFRKLRIRPTSSPHIRIAQLASLLQNIQGLFAKILECKDLGQIRLLFHVNASEYWQTHYHLGEESPRKNKYIGDASLDVMIINAVVPVVFSYGRRLNDEQYVDRALNSLELIKPESNSIIKQFALYGIRTRSAYDTQALIQLKREYCEKRKCLYCRIGYKLLSGK; translated from the coding sequence ATGGAGCAACTATTACACTATGTATGGAAGCATCGACTTTTTCAATCGGACTTAAAAACAACAGATGGAATTCCTATCGAAATATTAGATGTTGGTTTACATAATACAGATGCAGGGCCTGATTTCTTTAATGCTAAAGTAAAAGTAGGAGAGAGGGTTTGGGTTGGCAATATAGAGATACATAGGTCATCAGAGGATTGGTATAAACATCAACATGATAAAAATAGTGTATATAATTCGGTAATATTGCATGTCGTTGAGTTTGCATCCGGCACTGTGCATAATGAGGCCAAGCTACCCATACCTCAGTGTGAGATAAAGTATCCTCAACATATAAAAGACAATATAGAATTTTTATTGAACTCGGATGTTTCCTTACCGTGTTGTAATTATTTAAAAGACTACCCTTCGATCCATTTGCAAGGATGGCTTAATGCTCTATTATTAGAGCGTCTCGAACGTAAATCAGCAGACATCCAGAAGTTGCTGGATAGATTTAATAATTCATGGGCAGATGTGTTTTATGTGCTGTTATCAAGGTCTATGGGATTTGGTCTTAATTCGGATGCATTTGAGCGCTTAGCTTTGAGTCTGCCTTTGCATTATATCTTAAAACAAGGAGATAATCCATTACAGATAGAAGCCCTGTTATTCGGACAGTCAGGTATGCTGGATGATATTGATTTATCTGATGACTATACTAAAAAACTTCACCAAGAATATAGTTTCCTGAAGAATAAATATTCTCTGACACCTTTAGACAAGGATATATTTAGAAAGTTACGTATCCGGCCAACGAGTTCACCGCATATTCGTATTGCACAATTAGCAAGTCTGTTACAGAACATCCAAGGGCTTTTTGCTAAAATATTGGAATGTAAAGATTTGGGACAGATCCGTCTGCTTTTTCATGTGAATGCCTCAGAATATTGGCAAACTCATTATCATTTAGGGGAAGAATCACCACGTAAGAATAAATATATAGGTGATGCTTCGTTAGATGTGATGATAATAAATGCAGTAGTACCTGTTGTTTTCTCATATGGTCGGAGACTAAATGATGAACAATATGTTGACAGAGCTTTAAATTCGCTAGAATTAATCAAGCCCGAATCAAATTCGATTATAAAGCAGTTCGCTTTATATGGAATAAGAACAAGAAGTGCCTATGATACTCAAGCACTCATTCAATTGAAACGCGAATATTGCGAAAAAAGAAAATGTTTGTATTGCAGAATTGGATATAAGTTATTATCTGGAAAATAG